The following nucleotide sequence is from Kiritimatiella glycovorans.
CGAATACCGCCGCCGCTTCCTGAACGCGGGATAACCCTAACCGCTGTGGTGGTTCATCTCCGGCGGGACGGCTTCCACGCCGTCCGAAAAGAGAGATCACAAATCCTGGAGGGACGGCTTCCACGCCGTCCGAAACGTATGATCACGTACGCCCTGGAGGGACGGCTGCCACGCCGTCCGTAACGTATGATCAGGTACGCCCTGGAGGGACGGCTTCCACGCCGTCCGAAAAGAGAGATCACGAATCCTGGAGGGACGGCTTCCACGCCGTCCGTAAGGATGCCTTCAACCCCGCCCCCATTCACCCTTAAACCAAGGGAAACACATGGATGCTGGACAAATTAATAAAAATGACCCGCGACGGGATGGGCCCCGCCCGGGAAAGGAGGGACGTAATGGAAGCCGTGCCTCCAGGGAGAAGCCTGGCGAAATGGCCTCCACGCGGTCCCAAGAATTGCAACCGGACCGAAAGACTCCGGCCCACACGCCGGTATATGAAACCGGAAATCGCGCTATCATTATATTTCTCACCGTCTGCACAAAGAACCGTCACCGCAAACTCGCGTGTGATGAAATACACTCGCTCCTGCTCAATGCCTGGAGTCTGGCGGATCGTTGGGTTGTCGGGCGGTACCTGATTATGCCGGATCATCTACACCTCTTTTGCGCGCCGGGGATCTGGCCGCCTTCACCGGCGAGAAAATGGGTTGAATATTGGAAGGGGGCGGTGGCCCGAGCCTTGAAAGGGCGCGGCCCGCTCGTGGAGGGGAGGGGACGGGGTGGAACCCTGGGACGGGGTGGAACCCGTCCCTCCAAAGCAACCGAAGCGACGGCTGCCACGCCGTCCGTAACGTATGATCAGGTACGCCCTGGAGGGACGGCTTCCACGCCGTCCATAAAGAAGAAATGGCCGAGTCCCTTCTGGCAACGTGACTGTTGGGACAGGCAGTTACGTCGCGGTCAGAGCTACAGCGAAAAATGGGCGTATGTCCAAAATAATCCCGTTCGGGCGGGGCTGTGTGCGACTCCTGAAGAATGGCCTTTCCAGGGATGCGTAACGGATTTGATGTGGCATGACTGAAGGTGGAACCGGACGGGCTGGAACCGGACGGGGTGGAACCCGGGGACGGGGTGGAACCCGTCCCTCCAGGAGAAGCCCGGCGAAATGGCTTCCACGTTGTCCGAAAAGAGAGATCACGAGTCCTGGAGGGACGGCTTCCACGCCGTCCATAACCAATGATCACGTACGCCCTGAATTTCCGCCTGTTACCCGGGAGCCGGGCAGTAGAGGTTCCTGTTTTTCTTAACCTGCCCGGCGTCGCCCTCGGCGGGGATCGCCGCGCGCACGGCGTCCCATCCCTCAAGCAATCGGTCGATCAGCGTCTCGACCACATCGGCATACGCCGGGTCTGCGGCGCGGTTGCGGTTTTCCTGCGGGTCGATCGCGTGGTCGTAGAGTTCGACGGAATCAATGGTGATCTCGTCGCGCGATTTCGGCAGCGGTCCGGGATTGCGCGGGGGCGCTTCGATCCACAGGACCAGCCGGTACCGGTCGGTGCGCATGGCGTAGCCGGCGACTCCTTCGTTACGGCGCCCCATCACGCTGAAGGCCGCGGGCTTCCAGGCGCGATCGGGATCATCGAGCAGCGGAGCCATGCTGGTGCCGTGCAGGTGCTCCGGCTTATCCAGCCCGCACAGATCGCACAGGGTGGGGTAGAGGTCGACCAGTTCGACGAGCGCGTCGCTCTCGCCGAGCGAACGGCCGGGCGGTGAGACGATCATCGCCGTGCGCGTATCGAGTTCGCAGTTGGAGAGCTTGCTCCACGCGTCGTGTTCGCCGAGCTTCCAGCCGTGATCGCCCCAGAGCACCACCACGGTGTTTTCCCGCAGCCCCAGGCGGTCGAGTTCCCGCAGGAGTTTGCCAATCTGGGCGTCGACGAAACTTACGCAGGCGCGGTAGCCGTGGATCAGTTTTTTCTGCATGGCGATATCGAGATTCCCCGTGTCGGTGTACTGCCCGAGCTCAAATCGGGGGTAGATCGCATAGGGCGGGGCGTCGATCGGATAGAACTGATTGTCCGGCAGCTCGATCGCCTCGCGGTCATAAAGATCCCAGTACCTCTTCGGCGCGACAAAGGGGAGGTGCGGTTTAATGAATCCGGCGGCGAGGAAGAAGGGGCGGTTGCGCAATTCGCGCAGTTTAGCGATGGCGCGCGCCGCGATCTTTCCGTCGTAGAGCGTTTCGTCATCCACGTCCGGCGCCTCGGTGGAGAGCGCCGTCACAAAATGGTTCGTCCATTCGGACACGGGCACGCCCAGTTTCTTCGCCTGCGGCGCGAAATCCTTCTCGGCCGCCTCGATCCCCTCCGGCGTGTAATAGTACCGCGGGCCGGGATAGTAGTGCGGTTCCGACCAGCTCGTGTCCGGGTTCATGTCCTGTCCCGGGCCGGCTTCTGCGAAACAGGGGTGGTAGATTTTACCCATCCCCGCCGCGTAATAGCCGTTGGTTTTGAACCATTCCGACAGGTGGGGGCGGCGATTCGGGTGGCCGGGCCGGATGCCGCTCATCAGGCTCTGACGCGAGGGTGCGCAGTGTGAGAACTGGCAGTAGGCCCGTGAGAAGCGCATCCCGCGTTCCGCCAGCGCGTCGATGTGCGGACTGTGGACTTCATCGTTTCCGTAACAGTCCAGCTCCGGCCGCAAGTCGTCGACCGCGATGAAGAGGACATTGAGCTGTTGGCCGGGCTTCGCACTCGCCGCCCGGCCGCCTGCCGCTGTCAGAGCCGAGAGGGCCGTGCCCCTCGCCAGAAAAGAACGTCGTTTCATGAGGCCTTCCTCCGTGTTGCCGGGTCAGGGATGGTTCTGCAATACAGCAGAACCATCCTCCGGAGTCCGGCTTTACCGATGGCATCCCGGACGGACGATCTCGCCGCCCACGTTGAACGTGAGACGCCGTCTCTCCACGTCCGTGGTATTCTTCTCGTAGAGTGGCCAGGCGTCGAAGTTGTACGCCCAGGCCATCATCGTCGTGATGCACTGCCAGCAACTCCGTTCGCGGCCGGAGTCCGACTGAAACTTGTGCTGGGCGGCCTGCAGCGCCGTGCGCGCCAGGGCCTCGTGGATCCGGTTGAGCAGGTCGTTGGAGCATGTGAAGTGAAACGTCGGTTCGAGGTCGTTCGCGATTGAGAGGCCCTTGAGCATGTCGAGATCGGGGGCTTCGGGGAGGCCTTCGACCTGCACGTAACGAAAGGCGTGGCGCGTGTACGACGGGGTCCACGTCTCGCCTCCGCCCTTGCAGACGTAGACGCCGACCTGGTTCGCGGCCATGCGGCCGATTTCGTGACGAAGTCCGTCCCGGCCGAGCGATTCGACGTAACGCAGGGTAAGGGTTGTCCCGGCGGGGGCGTCGATGTTTAACCGTGCGTATCCGAAGAGCTGGACGCCCATATCGAAGACCCATACGCCGGGCTTCGGATTCGTGAGCGCAACCGGATCGGCGGTCTCCACGACGCGAAGCGGCGGTACGGTCTGGGCCTTGAGCGCGGGAACGGGCGGATCGATCATTTCCGCTTCGTGCCAGCCGGTATCATCGAATCCGTGCCGCGTCCACCCGGTCATCTCGCGCCGCGCGTCATAGACGTTGCCGGCGAAGGTGTTATTTTTCAGCAGCGGTCCGTCCATCGTGCAGGTCCAGTTCCCGTCGCTGACGACCCGGCGGAGGGTGCCGTCATCGCCCTCGAGTTCGAGCTGCGCGATCAGCCCGTGGCGGCCGTGGCCCGCCGGTTCGCCCGGCCGGGCGAAGGCGACGGTCTGGCGGTAGAAGCCGTCGCCGAGCCGGATGCCGATCGCGTTCTCGCCCGGGCGAACGAAGTCGCTGACATCGTACGTCACATAGTACGCGCGCCGATCATAATCGGTCTGAGCCGGATCGAGTTCGCGCGCATCCAAGTCCTGGCCGTTGATCCGGATGGTCTGGCATCCGAGGCCGCTGACGTAGAGGGTGGCGCGGTGGACGGGTGCGGTCACCCGGAAGGTACGCCGGAACATCGGCGCGGGCTGAAGCTCCTGAAGCCGCTCCTCTCCCCACGCCCAGCCGTCGATCTCTTTCGGAATGAAATACCGCACGTGGATACGCGTCGCTTCGATCCAGCGGTCGATGGCGTCCGAGGCCGGGACATGCGAGGGGGCGGCCCAGTGGTCCCACGGGATCGTCCGCGTCCAGGGACGAAAGAGGTCGCTTTCGGTCCACGCCGCTTCCGGGACCCCGATCCATTGCGCCTTCCAATCCTCTGCCTCGAGCAGACCCATGCTCCACCTGGAAGGTACGCTCCAGGGGCCCGCCTTTCCGCGTTCGTCCCAGGCGCGGACTTTCCAGTAGACCCTCTGTTTGCTCGAGAGGGGACGGCCCGCGTAAGTGATTTCGAGCGTTTCCCCCGAGGCCACGCGGCCGCTGTCCCAGAGGTCGCCCCGGTCCCGTTCCAGAAGATCGGGCGTCGAGGCGACCAGTACGCGATACGCCGTCTGATGCGCCCCGCGCACGGGCGGCTCTTCCGCGCGCAGCGTCCAACTCAGCCGGGGGTGCGTCGCATCGGTTCCAAGCGGCCGGTCGCGATATTCACAGCGCAGGTTCACCGGCTCCAGTGCCGCCGATGCGAGGCCCGCCCCGAGAAGAAGGCACAGGCCACTTCGTACGGTGATCTGTACGATTTTCATGTTTCGAATTGTATCACATGCCCGTGTGATGGACATTCCTGTTTTGGACCCGGATCATTCCCGCAGGGTAATCGCTGAATCGTGTGATCCGGATGGAACGGGGAGGGGAACCATCCTCGAGAGTTGAGTACGTGTACCATGCGCTATCATTGCGACCTGCATATTCACACCTGCCTCTCGCCCTGCGGCTCGCTCGACCAGTCGCCCGCGGCGGTCGTGCGGGCGGCGAAGGACGCGGGGCTCGATGCGATCGCGATCGCCGACCACAACAGCGCGTTGAACGCGGCGGTCACGGCGCGTCTGGCCCGGGATGCCGGACTCGCCTGCCTGTGCGGCCTGGAGGTCACGACGATTGAGGAAGCCCACGTGCTCTGTCTTTTCGACGCACCGGGTCCGGCGGAGGAGCTGGGTGAAATCATATACCGCCAGTTTCCGGAGCGGGCGCGCGTGGACGGGCTGGCGGAAGAACAGCTCGTTGTGGACGAAGAGGAGCGCGTCCTCGGTTCGGTCGACCGCTTTCTCGTCGCCGCCTCCGCGTTCAGCGTGGCCGAACTGGAGCCCGAGGTGCTGGGGCGCGGCGGTCTCTTCATCCCGTCCCACCTCGACCGCGAATTGTTCAGTCTGGAAAGTCAGCTCGGGTTCCTGCCCGAGGGACGTTACGACGCCGTCGAGCTGACCCGTCCGCCGGAGAACCAGCGCACCTATCTCGGTTATCCGGTCATCGCCACCTCGGACGCCCATGCTCCCGGCCAGATCGGCCGTCGCCATACCCGCATCGAAGCCGAGACCTTCTCGGTCGCCGCGATCCGGGAGGCGCTTGCCGCCGGTCGCGCCACGCCCGTGTGGCACCCCGTATATTAACCCGGGAAATCAGAGCTCGGTTTCGTCGACGAACTCAGCGATTGGGATGGGTTCGGACCTGGTAATAGATCTGCGGGCGAGTCCGAAAATCTTCGGGAAGGACAAAATAATTCGGGGTTTTCTGGTGATAGGCCTCCAGTTCGTACCAGACCGGTGAAACAATATTGGTTGTATAGAGAAGCGAGAACCAGTGGGCTTCGCAGGAGGGGTCGTCGATTTCGGGGAAATAGATCCGCCAATCGTCCGCGCGTTCGATTTTCGTGATACGAAGCCTGTCAGAAGAATCCTGAGGGTCGGTGCCCGCATAAGCCTCGCCTCGATTGTTGACTCCGTCCCGGTCGGCGTCCTCAGCCGCGTCGTCGCGCGTTAACTCGAGGCCGTGCAGGTATTCCCATTCATCGCCCATTCCGTCCCCGTCGGAATCCGCCCATATCTTCAGGTATTCGTAAGCCCCGATGTCTTGCGCCGCCGTGCCGTTGTTATCCCCGTCCAGCGGTCGCGGGTATCCCCGGTAATCCACCGTCACCACCGACCCGGTTGCGGCGTCGATACAGGGAGAGGCGCTGTCGAGCCCGTAGTATGTAAAGGCCAGAAAAAGTCGCGGATCCTCCTCGAGGTTGTTCGTCCCGTTGGTGGGCGCCGTGCAGCAGTACTCAAGCGTGGACAAGGCATGATTGGTTGAATTCCCGACGTAGGTAAGCCGGTTGCCCCAGAGGATCGAGTTGGTTGCTGTGCAGTCGTAGAGGCCGCCGCCCCCGTGGGTATGGGCCTTGTTTTCCGTCACGGTACAGTGAAGCAATGTTCCGCTGTGTACGCCTCCGCCGGCATCCATGGCGTGGTTCCGGAAAATCTCGCAGTTGACCAGCGCCGTACCGTACGCCCCGCCGCCGAGCCCGCTTACCAGTGTCGTGCCGTATCCGCGTTCCGCCATGTTGTCGTGGATACGGCAGCGTTCGGCCGTGCCTTCGTACAGCCCCCCGCCGTTACCCGCCGTGGCCGCCGTGTTGGACGCGACATCACATTGCACTAGCCGCGACTGATACGCGCCGCCGCCCCGGCCATAATAGTCACGATCCGCTCTGTAGCCCGTTCCGGCCACGTTCTGAATGATCGTACAGCCCGCCAGATCGCCTCCGCTGCAGCCCCCGCCCCAGTGCGCGCGGTTGCCGACGACGAGACAGTCGTAGAGGTCAGAGGAGAGCGCCCCGCCGCCCCGGGTGTGTTCCGCGGCATTGGTGGCGTAGTTCGCCCGCAGCGTACAGTTGCTGAGCGTGGAATCATAACTGCCGCCGCCGCGGTACCAGGCCATATTGGTTTGAATGATACTGTCAAAGACGGTGCACTGGCTCACCCCGCCCCCCAGGCCGTTGTAGACCCCGGTAGAGGGATTGTCTCCCACTTCATTCGCGCCGATCACGGTTTCATGAATTTCGCATTGGTAGGCGCCGCCACCTTTTCCCCAGCCGTAATTCTCCGTAATCGTACCGCCGTAGATCATGCAGTTCGCCGCCCCGCCGCCCCGGCTGGCGGTATTGCCGTTGACGCTGCAGTCCTGCAGCATGCTCTCCCGCGCGCCGCCGCCGGCATACTCGGCGTCGTTGGCCGTGAAGGTGCACTGGATATTCGTCCCCCCCCACGCACCCCCCCCGCCATAATCAAAACCATATTGAGTCTGGTCATTGTGGGCCAGAATCGTATTGGTCGCATAGGATCGACCCACTCCGCCGCCGTGGTAAAAGGCTGTATTGCTGGTTACGACACAGCTGATCAGACGACATTCGTCGGCGCCTCCTCCGTGTGCCGAGGAGCATCGGCGGATCTCACATTCGGTTGCGGTCACTCCAAAAAGCCCGCCACCTATGAACGCGTGGCAGTCTTCGACGATGCAGTCGATTACCTCCGCTGCAGAATCGCCCCGCACCCCGCCACCTTCGGCCCCGCTGGCCATTCCGTCGGTCAGGGTAAACCCCTGCAGTACGGCGTTACTGCAGATGTCAGCACACCGTACCGAGCCGGCTCCCGCGATAAACGTGTTCGCGGGGCCCTCCTCCGAGCGGACGACCACCGGATGGTCCAGAAGCACACGAGTCATTTCGCCGTCGCCGGCCGCTCGGGATCCGGCGTCATAGGTCCCGGCCGCCACGCGGATCGTGTTGTGGTCGTCGGCCTCATCGATGGCCTGCTGGATTTCGTGGGCGGCGGTATCCCACGTCTCGTAGGGCGGGGTGGGTGTGGGGCTGTCGATATCGACATACAGGGTGCGGGCCGCGGCGGAAAACATGGCCGATAAGATCAGGACCCCGCAGAAAGCCCGGGTGTAAAGACGAGTGGGCCGATGCATCATGACCTCCTGTCAGGCTGAAACAACCGAGGGGGGCAGGTGCCACGCCGCGCAGCACTACACACAAACTCCACCCCTTGATGCCTGTACGCTATACCTGTTTATAACAGGAGTCAATTGGCTTTCAGCGATTCTCATTATGGCTTCACCCTTTTCGGTCGGGGTGGCACCCGACCCTCCCAGTGCCCGAAAATGCGTCGGATATCGACTCGGGAGGGACGGCTGCCACGCCGTCCGCGGTCGGAATGCGGCCATAATGAGAACTGCTGATTGGCTGTTTGCTGTTTGAGATTGTTCCGCAATCCGTCATACTGAGCGTCCGCGTTCAAAACCCCCGCGAAAGGAGCGAGTGAAGTCATGAAAAGTTATCGCAAGGAACTCTGGTTTCAGACCGGCCACCGTCGTGAGTACGTCAACATCACCCCGCAGGTGCGTGAGTGTCTGCGCGAGAGCGGAGTCAAGGAGGGGCTGTGTCTCGTCAATGCCATGCATATCACCGCGAGTGTGTTCATCAACGACGACGAGGGCGGCCTGCACCGCGATTTCGAGCGCTGGCTGGAGAAACTCGCGCCCGAGAAGCCGCACAGCCAGTACGACCATAACGGGTTCGAGGACAACGCCGACGCGCACATGAAGCGTCAGGTGATGGGCCGCGAGGTCGTCGTGGCGGTCACGGAGGGCGACTTCGACTTCGGGCCCTGGGAACAGATCTTTTACGGCGAGTATGACGGCAAGCGCCGCAAGCGCGTCCTGGTCAAAATCATCGGGGAATGATCGAAATGAACCGCGTCTTTTCCCCGGAAATGAGCTGATGAGTGAATCCACGAGCGCCCGGTACGCCCGGGTCGTTACCGATCTCGCGCTGGATCGCGAATTCGACTACCGCATTCCGCCGGAATTGAAGGAGCGCGTGCGGGAGGGTTCGCTGGTTCGCGTTCCGTTCGGGCCGCGCGAGCTGCGGGGCTGGGTCACGGGACTGACCGACAGGGCAGAGGTCGATCCGGGCAAAATCAGGGACCTCCTCGAGGTGGAGGGGGACCGTCCTTTTCTGCTGCCCGTGGTGCGGCGACTGGCGCGCTGGATGGCCCGCTACTACTGCGCCCCGATCGAGACCGCCTTCCGCACCGTGCTGCCCGGCGCCGTGCGCCGTGAGGGGGCCCGCCCCCGACAGCAGCTCACGGCTTCGATCGTCGAAAACGCCGCCGGGGAGGACGGCGAAACGATCACGGCCAAGCAGGAGCGGGTCCTGGACATCCTGCGCGAATCCGGGCCGCTGACCCTGACGGAGCTGACCCGGCGGGCGGGCACGTCCCAGGCGCCGGTGCGCAGTCTGGCGAAAAAGGGAAGGATCGAACTCAAGTACGCGGATCTGCGCCGCGACCCGCTGGCGCGGCGCCCGGTGCTGCGCGTCGATCCGCCGGAATTGATGCCGCAGCAGCGTGATGCGCTCGAGCGCATCCGGGAGGCCTCGGATTCCGGCCAGCCGCGCGTGCTGCTGCTTCACGGCGTGACCGGCTCCGGCAAGACCGAGGTCTACCTGCAGGCGATCCGCCATGTCATCGACCACGGCCGCAGCGCGATCGTGCTCGTGCCCGAGATCGCGCTGACGCCGCAGACCGTAGACCGCTTCCGCTCGCGGTTCGGCGACCGGGTCGCGGTGCTGCACAGTCATCTCTCCGACGGCGAGCGGTTTGACGAGTGGGGGAGGATCCGCGACGGCAAGGCCGATATCGTGGTGGGTGCCCGGTCGGCCGTCTTCGCTCCGCTTGAGAAGCCGGGCCTGATCGTGGTCGATGAGGAGCACGAATCGAGCTACAAGCAGGAAGAGGCGCCGCGCTATCATGCCCGCGATGTCGCCGTGGTGCGCGGCCGGATGGAATCGTGCCCTGTCGTACTCGGCTCGGCGACGCCCTCGCTTGAGTCGCTCAGCAACGTCCGCAAGGGGAAATACGAACTGCTCGGCATGCCTTCGCGGGTGGACGACCGCACCATGCCGAGAATCAGGGTGGTGGACATGCGTGTGGAGGCGGAGCGCGAGGGGAAACCGGTCGTGTTCTCGCGTCTGCTGATCGAGGAGATCCGCGCGCGGCTCGAGCGCGCCGAGCAGACCATCCTCTTCCTCAATCGGCGTGGATTCTCCTCTTCGCTGATCTGTCCCCAATGCGGGCACGTGGCCCAGTGCGACCGTTGCAGCGTATCGATGACCTACCACAAGAAGGACCGGCGTCTGAAATGCCATCTCTGCGGCGCGGAGGTTCGCGTGCCGGAACGGTGTCCGAACGCCGACTGCCGTTCGCCGGAGTTCAAGTATGCGGGCATGGGCACCGAGCGGATCGAGGAGATTCTCGGCCGGCTGCTCAAGGGGGCGCGGATACGAAGGGTGGATTCCGACACCATGCGCGGGAAGGAATCCTACGACGAGGTGCTCGGCGATTTCCGCACCGGCAAACTCGATCTGCTGGTCGGCACCCAGATGCTCGCCAAGGGGCTGGATTTTCCGAACGTGACGCTGGTCGGGGTGATCAATGCCGA
It contains:
- a CDS encoding sulfatase; amino-acid sequence: MKRRSFLARGTALSALTAAGGRAASAKPGQQLNVLFIAVDDLRPELDCYGNDEVHSPHIDALAERGMRFSRAYCQFSHCAPSRQSLMSGIRPGHPNRRPHLSEWFKTNGYYAAGMGKIYHPCFAEAGPGQDMNPDTSWSEPHYYPGPRYYYTPEGIEAAEKDFAPQAKKLGVPVSEWTNHFVTALSTEAPDVDDETLYDGKIAARAIAKLRELRNRPFFLAAGFIKPHLPFVAPKRYWDLYDREAIELPDNQFYPIDAPPYAIYPRFELGQYTDTGNLDIAMQKKLIHGYRACVSFVDAQIGKLLRELDRLGLRENTVVVLWGDHGWKLGEHDAWSKLSNCELDTRTAMIVSPPGRSLGESDALVELVDLYPTLCDLCGLDKPEHLHGTSMAPLLDDPDRAWKPAAFSVMGRRNEGVAGYAMRTDRYRLVLWIEAPPRNPGPLPKSRDEITIDSVELYDHAIDPQENRNRAADPAYADVVETLIDRLLEGWDAVRAAIPAEGDAGQVKKNRNLYCPAPG
- a CDS encoding family 78 glycoside hydrolase catalytic domain, with protein sequence MKIVQITVRSGLCLLLGAGLASAALEPVNLRCEYRDRPLGTDATHPRLSWTLRAEEPPVRGAHQTAYRVLVASTPDLLERDRGDLWDSGRVASGETLEITYAGRPLSSKQRVYWKVRAWDERGKAGPWSVPSRWSMGLLEAEDWKAQWIGVPEAAWTESDLFRPWTRTIPWDHWAAPSHVPASDAIDRWIEATRIHVRYFIPKEIDGWAWGEERLQELQPAPMFRRTFRVTAPVHRATLYVSGLGCQTIRINGQDLDARELDPAQTDYDRRAYYVTYDVSDFVRPGENAIGIRLGDGFYRQTVAFARPGEPAGHGRHGLIAQLELEGDDGTLRRVVSDGNWTCTMDGPLLKNNTFAGNVYDARREMTGWTRHGFDDTGWHEAEMIDPPVPALKAQTVPPLRVVETADPVALTNPKPGVWVFDMGVQLFGYARLNIDAPAGTTLTLRYVESLGRDGLRHEIGRMAANQVGVYVCKGGGETWTPSYTRHAFRYVQVEGLPEAPDLDMLKGLSIANDLEPTFHFTCSNDLLNRIHEALARTALQAAQHKFQSDSGRERSCWQCITTMMAWAYNFDAWPLYEKNTTDVERRRLTFNVGGEIVRPGCHR
- a CDS encoding PHP domain-containing protein, yielding MRYHCDLHIHTCLSPCGSLDQSPAAVVRAAKDAGLDAIAIADHNSALNAAVTARLARDAGLACLCGLEVTTIEEAHVLCLFDAPGPAEELGEIIYRQFPERARVDGLAEEQLVVDEEERVLGSVDRFLVAASAFSVAELEPEVLGRGGLFIPSHLDRELFSLESQLGFLPEGRYDAVELTRPPENQRTYLGYPVIATSDAHAPGQIGRRHTRIEAETFSVAAIREALAAGRATPVWHPVY
- a CDS encoding choice-of-anchor Q domain-containing protein, producing MMHRPTRLYTRAFCGVLILSAMFSAAARTLYVDIDSPTPTPPYETWDTAAHEIQQAIDEADDHNTIRVAAGTYDAGSRAAGDGEMTRVLLDHPVVVRSEEGPANTFIAGAGSVRCADICSNAVLQGFTLTDGMASGAEGGGVRGDSAAEVIDCIVEDCHAFIGGGLFGVTATECEIRRCSSAHGGGADECRLISCVVTSNTAFYHGGGVGRSYATNTILAHNDQTQYGFDYGGGGAWGGTNIQCTFTANDAEYAGGGARESMLQDCSVNGNTASRGGGAANCMIYGGTITENYGWGKGGGAYQCEIHETVIGANEVGDNPSTGVYNGLGGGVSQCTVFDSIIQTNMAWYRGGGSYDSTLSNCTLRANYATNAAEHTRGGGALSSDLYDCLVVGNRAHWGGGCSGGDLAGCTIIQNVAGTGYRADRDYYGRGGGAYQSRLVQCDVASNTAATAGNGGGLYEGTAERCRIHDNMAERGYGTTLVSGLGGGAYGTALVNCEIFRNHAMDAGGGVHSGTLLHCTVTENKAHTHGGGGLYDCTATNSILWGNRLTYVGNSTNHALSTLEYCCTAPTNGTNNLEEDPRLFLAFTYYGLDSASPCIDAATGSVVTVDYRGYPRPLDGDNNGTAAQDIGAYEYLKIWADSDGDGMGDEWEYLHGLELTRDDAAEDADRDGVNNRGEAYAGTDPQDSSDRLRITKIERADDWRIYFPEIDDPSCEAHWFSLLYTTNIVSPVWYELEAYHQKTPNYFVLPEDFRTRPQIYYQVRTHPNR
- a CDS encoding secondary thiamine-phosphate synthase enzyme YjbQ; translation: MKSYRKELWFQTGHRREYVNITPQVRECLRESGVKEGLCLVNAMHITASVFINDDEGGLHRDFERWLEKLAPEKPHSQYDHNGFEDNADAHMKRQVMGREVVVAVTEGDFDFGPWEQIFYGEYDGKRRKRVLVKIIGE
- the priA gene encoding replication restart helicase PriA, translated to MSESTSARYARVVTDLALDREFDYRIPPELKERVREGSLVRVPFGPRELRGWVTGLTDRAEVDPGKIRDLLEVEGDRPFLLPVVRRLARWMARYYCAPIETAFRTVLPGAVRREGARPRQQLTASIVENAAGEDGETITAKQERVLDILRESGPLTLTELTRRAGTSQAPVRSLAKKGRIELKYADLRRDPLARRPVLRVDPPELMPQQRDALERIREASDSGQPRVLLLHGVTGSGKTEVYLQAIRHVIDHGRSAIVLVPEIALTPQTVDRFRSRFGDRVAVLHSHLSDGERFDEWGRIRDGKADIVVGARSAVFAPLEKPGLIVVDEEHESSYKQEEAPRYHARDVAVVRGRMESCPVVLGSATPSLESLSNVRKGKYELLGMPSRVDDRTMPRIRVVDMRVEAEREGKPVVFSRLLIEEIRARLERAEQTILFLNRRGFSSSLICPQCGHVAQCDRCSVSMTYHKKDRRLKCHLCGAEVRVPERCPNADCRSPEFKYAGMGTERIEEILGRLLKGARIRRVDSDTMRGKESYDEVLGDFRTGKLDLLVGTQMLAKGLDFPNVTLVGVINADISLHMPDFRAGERTFQLLTQVAGRAGRGEVEGEVVVQTFTPYETSIQAARRMAWEEYCDQELEFRRELSYPPHSHLVCIHFEGPGEATVHEAADRFAQELVRRLPETVILSGPAPAPLARIKGQYRYHLLLRAEKTASMTRPLKELMSDYRFPRGISCRVDVDAQSLL